Proteins co-encoded in one Rhodococcus sp. PAMC28707 genomic window:
- a CDS encoding propionyl-CoA synthetase, with product MSGEYRTAFDNSIDRREEFWLDAAQAVDWDSAPTTAFDGERWFADGTLNTCYNALDRHVHAGHGDRAALIYDSAMIGVQRTYSYAELLGEVSRFAGVLLVHGVRVGDRVVIYMPMIPEAVVAMLACARIGAVHSVVFGGFAAKELAARIDDAEPTLLVTASGGFEPARVIEYLPLIAKALDMSTAATPKVIVKARDGIPTEHSWLDWDTEIAGATAADPIPVQATDPLYILYTSGTTGKPKGVVRDNGGHAVALTWSMSNIYDVGAGQVMWTASDVGWVVGHSYIVYGPLFAGATTVLYEGKPVGTPDAGAFWRVVADHGVRALFTAPTALRAIRKVDPQAAELSKYDISSLKMLFVAGERLDPDTYEWACRILNIPVVDHWWQTETGWPICANLLGLEPLPIKSGSPTVPVPGFRVGILDAVGNPVSAGEEGNIVIELPLPPGTLVGLWNDESRFRRSYLETFAGYYLTGDSGYIDSDGYVYVLGRSDDVINVAGHRLSTGSMEAVLAGHPAVAECAVIGIHDDLKGQRPSGYVVLKAGEQITEDQLRTELVAMVREQIGALATFRDVTIVGALPKTRSGKILRKTMRQIVAGDEYGVPSTIEDPAVLDALEKLLRH from the coding sequence ATGAGCGGCGAATACCGGACAGCATTCGACAACAGCATCGACCGACGCGAGGAATTCTGGCTGGACGCCGCGCAGGCCGTCGACTGGGACAGCGCCCCGACGACGGCGTTCGACGGTGAGCGATGGTTCGCCGACGGCACCCTCAACACCTGCTACAACGCCCTCGACCGCCACGTTCACGCGGGCCACGGCGACCGGGCTGCGCTGATCTACGACTCGGCGATGATCGGTGTGCAGCGCACCTACAGCTATGCCGAACTACTCGGCGAAGTATCACGGTTCGCCGGCGTCCTACTAGTGCACGGCGTGCGGGTCGGCGATCGTGTCGTGATCTACATGCCGATGATCCCCGAGGCCGTGGTCGCGATGCTGGCGTGCGCACGTATCGGCGCCGTGCACTCGGTCGTCTTCGGCGGCTTCGCCGCCAAGGAGCTTGCCGCACGCATCGACGACGCGGAGCCCACCCTGCTGGTGACGGCGAGCGGCGGCTTCGAACCGGCCCGCGTCATCGAGTACCTCCCCCTCATCGCCAAGGCACTCGACATGTCCACGGCCGCAACGCCGAAGGTCATCGTCAAAGCTCGCGACGGGATACCGACCGAACACAGCTGGCTCGACTGGGACACCGAGATCGCCGGCGCCACCGCCGCCGATCCGATCCCGGTGCAGGCGACCGATCCGCTCTACATCCTCTACACCTCCGGCACCACCGGCAAACCTAAAGGCGTCGTCCGCGACAACGGTGGGCACGCCGTCGCCTTGACGTGGTCGATGAGCAACATTTACGACGTCGGTGCAGGCCAGGTCATGTGGACGGCCTCCGATGTCGGCTGGGTCGTCGGACACTCCTACATCGTCTACGGTCCTCTGTTCGCCGGCGCGACGACAGTTCTGTACGAGGGCAAACCCGTCGGGACGCCGGATGCCGGGGCGTTCTGGCGTGTCGTTGCCGACCATGGCGTTCGGGCGCTTTTCACTGCACCCACTGCCCTGCGCGCGATACGCAAGGTGGACCCGCAGGCAGCGGAGCTGAGCAAGTACGACATCTCTTCGCTGAAGATGTTGTTCGTCGCGGGTGAGCGGCTCGACCCGGACACCTACGAATGGGCCTGCCGCATCCTGAACATTCCGGTCGTGGACCATTGGTGGCAGACCGAGACCGGGTGGCCGATCTGCGCCAATCTGCTCGGCTTGGAACCACTTCCGATCAAGTCCGGTTCGCCGACAGTGCCGGTGCCGGGCTTTCGCGTCGGCATTCTCGATGCCGTCGGCAACCCTGTCTCGGCGGGCGAGGAAGGCAATATCGTCATCGAACTGCCATTGCCACCGGGCACCCTGGTCGGGTTGTGGAACGACGAATCACGTTTCCGCCGTTCGTATCTCGAAACGTTTGCGGGGTACTACCTGACCGGCGACTCCGGGTACATCGATTCCGACGGGTACGTCTACGTGCTCGGTCGCAGTGACGACGTCATCAACGTGGCCGGACATCGGTTGTCGACAGGCTCGATGGAGGCCGTCCTCGCAGGCCATCCGGCTGTCGCCGAGTGCGCGGTAATCGGCATTCACGACGACCTCAAAGGCCAACGCCCGAGCGGTTACGTGGTCCTCAAGGCGGGCGAGCAGATCACCGAGGACCAACTCCGCACCGAACTGGTAGCGATGGTGCGGGAGCAGATCGGGGCGCTCGCGACCTTCCGCGACGTCACCATCGTCGGCGCGCTCCCGAAGACACGGTCGGGAAAGATACTGCGTAAGACGATGCGCCAGATCGTCGCCGGGGACGAGTACGGCGTTCCCTCGACCATCGAGGATCCGGCGGTACTGGATGCGCTGGAGAAGCTCCTCCGACACTGA
- a CDS encoding DMT family transporter, protein MSKLGISPKADWLAVAAVITTVVAWASAFVAIRGVGTSFGAGPLALGRLLIGSTVLGSILLLQGKWVRPNRTQWLQILSVGVFWFAIYNVALNAAEQRVDAGTTSMLIQIGPILVALFAGLLLGEGFPRWLVIGAAIAFAGAVMVGVTTALTTSDTTKTDAGFFGIALCLVSAVTYAIGVLSQKPVLRSVPGLQVTWMACAIGTLCTLPFAPALIGDLADASGAAVGGLLYLGLVPTALAFSTWAYALTRMDAGRLGVTTYAVPPITITLAWLLLGEIPHYLAVVGGAICLVGVGVSRRR, encoded by the coding sequence ATGAGCAAGCTCGGTATCTCACCGAAAGCAGACTGGCTCGCTGTCGCTGCCGTGATCACCACGGTGGTGGCATGGGCGTCGGCGTTCGTGGCGATCCGCGGTGTAGGGACCTCGTTCGGCGCCGGGCCACTCGCGCTGGGGCGGTTGCTGATCGGGAGCACGGTGTTGGGGTCGATTCTGCTGCTTCAGGGCAAGTGGGTCCGGCCGAACCGAACTCAGTGGTTACAGATTCTCAGCGTCGGGGTGTTCTGGTTCGCGATCTACAACGTCGCACTCAACGCAGCCGAGCAGCGCGTCGATGCCGGGACCACGTCGATGCTCATTCAGATCGGCCCGATTCTGGTCGCACTGTTCGCAGGCTTGCTCCTCGGCGAGGGCTTTCCCCGATGGCTCGTCATCGGTGCGGCCATTGCGTTCGCGGGTGCCGTCATGGTCGGGGTCACTACAGCTCTCACCACGAGTGATACGACGAAGACCGACGCCGGATTCTTCGGCATCGCATTGTGTCTGGTGTCCGCAGTGACGTATGCGATCGGTGTACTGAGCCAGAAGCCGGTACTGCGTTCCGTGCCTGGCCTGCAGGTGACGTGGATGGCATGCGCGATCGGAACTCTGTGCACACTCCCCTTCGCGCCGGCTCTGATCGGCGACCTCGCCGATGCGTCGGGAGCCGCTGTCGGTGGTCTGCTCTACCTCGGGTTGGTACCGACGGCATTGGCCTTCAGCACCTGGGCGTACGCGCTGACACGGATGGATGCCGGCCGACTCGGCGTCACCACGTACGCGGTACCACCGATCACCATCACGTTGGCGTGGCTTCTGCTCGGCGAGATTCCGCACTATCTCGCAGTGGTAGGTGGGGCAATCTGTCTCGTCGGGGTCGGTGTCTCGCGTCGACGCTAG
- a CDS encoding deoxyribodipyrimidine photo-lyase, with the protein MTLVWFRRDLRLGDLPTITAAADSGDPVLGLFVLDDRLLKASGGPRRDFLFRSLAALDEQMGGRLLVVHGDPETVVPKVARAIDAECVHVSADYGPYGRERDQRVGKQVSLVATGSPYAVAPGRVVKSDGEPYKVFTPYFRQWLDHGWRGPADTSASTLDWIDPADVSGPRRVQIPTEGDRSDFAAGEKAASTQWSEFLDRVAGYDDERNRPDLDATSRMSVYLKYGNIHPRTMLKDLGALRSEGSAAYRRQIAWRDFYADILFQRPDSARENYVKKFDKIELDSGKQADEVFAAWCAGRTGFPIVDAGMRQLNSEKWMHNRVRMIVASFLVKDLHLPWWRGARYFMNTLVDGDLASNQHGWQWTAGSGTDASPYFRVFNPITQGEKFDPTGDYVRRWVPELRGEEGKAVHTLKFGRPAAYPEPIVDHKHEREVAIARFKAL; encoded by the coding sequence ATGACACTCGTGTGGTTCCGCCGTGATCTTCGACTGGGCGACCTGCCGACCATCACGGCCGCAGCGGACTCGGGCGATCCCGTTCTCGGGCTCTTCGTCTTGGACGATCGGTTGTTGAAAGCCTCCGGCGGGCCGCGTCGCGACTTTCTGTTCCGCAGCCTGGCAGCGCTCGACGAGCAGATGGGCGGCCGACTGCTCGTCGTCCACGGCGATCCCGAGACCGTGGTGCCGAAAGTCGCCCGGGCAATCGACGCCGAGTGCGTCCATGTCAGTGCCGACTACGGTCCCTACGGACGTGAGCGGGACCAACGCGTCGGGAAGCAGGTGTCCTTGGTGGCGACGGGATCGCCCTATGCCGTGGCACCAGGGCGGGTCGTCAAGAGCGACGGCGAGCCGTACAAGGTCTTCACGCCCTATTTTCGGCAATGGCTGGACCATGGCTGGCGGGGACCTGCCGATACCTCGGCATCGACGCTCGACTGGATCGACCCCGCCGACGTGTCCGGTCCGCGACGGGTGCAGATTCCCACCGAAGGGGACCGCTCGGACTTCGCTGCCGGGGAGAAGGCCGCGTCGACCCAGTGGAGTGAGTTCCTGGACCGCGTGGCGGGGTACGACGACGAGCGCAACCGCCCCGACCTCGATGCAACGAGCCGTATGTCGGTCTACCTCAAGTACGGCAACATCCATCCGCGGACCATGCTGAAAGATCTGGGCGCGCTACGAAGTGAGGGCTCGGCCGCGTATCGACGGCAGATCGCGTGGCGAGATTTCTATGCGGACATACTGTTTCAGCGACCTGACAGTGCGCGTGAGAACTATGTGAAGAAGTTCGACAAGATCGAACTCGATTCCGGGAAGCAGGCGGACGAGGTGTTCGCGGCGTGGTGCGCGGGCCGTACCGGATTTCCGATCGTCGACGCCGGTATGCGGCAGCTGAATTCGGAGAAGTGGATGCACAATCGCGTACGGATGATCGTCGCGTCGTTCCTCGTCAAGGACCTTCATCTTCCGTGGTGGCGCGGTGCACGCTACTTCATGAACACCTTGGTCGACGGTGATCTCGCCAGCAACCAGCACGGGTGGCAGTGGACCGCGGGATCGGGCACCGACGCCTCGCCGTACTTTCGGGTGTTCAACCCGATCACTCAAGGCGAGAAGTTCGATCCGACCGGAGACTACGTGCGACGTTGGGTGCCCGAACTGCGCGGGGAGGAGGGAAAAGCGGTGCACACCTTGAAGTTCGGACGGCCCGCGGCTTATCCCGAACCGATCGTCGACCACAAGCATGAACGTGAGGTGGCCATCGCGCGGTTCAAGGCGCTCTAG
- a CDS encoding GGDEF domain-containing protein: MRRTPATPIARARAESVRIWKTAHRYDMFTDYLVDRGLIRSTRVAVVVTLLVLGMQPLLFRLGESASSEPRLLAMSVVVIVVDIGWAVLLWRAQPWLDVRLSLCFVTTSCIFLGGSALTMSGPLLGLMACSSYAAILGYVVFFHGFRVFALTMASAAAMVTIISVREIIDGTPLIQVITIAATILAVISTVPIMTLMLMGILTLDAEASEFDSLTGTLNRRGLHREIRRPGSEDGTIFVVYLLDLDGFKSVNDAHGHQAGDAVLVAVSKALGEAVPDAALARVGGEEFVLMERRVAGESVNLSHRAELLRTVVRTSSQPAVTASVGISLSAPVPGTLAADPTLLLNRLIASADEAMYTAKNAGGDRTHVGDVVDVTDLGERFS, encoded by the coding sequence GTGAGACGCACCCCTGCCACCCCGATCGCACGGGCACGCGCAGAATCGGTTCGGATCTGGAAGACGGCGCACCGATACGACATGTTCACCGACTACCTCGTCGACCGCGGCCTCATTCGAAGCACCCGGGTCGCGGTGGTCGTCACGTTGCTCGTGCTCGGCATGCAACCCCTGCTGTTCCGGTTGGGGGAAAGTGCGTCCAGCGAGCCGCGTCTACTGGCGATGTCAGTTGTCGTCATCGTCGTCGACATCGGATGGGCCGTTCTGCTCTGGCGGGCGCAGCCCTGGCTCGACGTTCGGCTGTCCCTGTGTTTCGTCACCACCAGCTGCATCTTTCTGGGCGGGTCAGCGCTCACGATGTCTGGCCCGCTCCTCGGGTTGATGGCCTGCTCTTCGTACGCAGCCATCCTCGGCTACGTCGTGTTCTTTCATGGTTTCCGTGTCTTCGCACTCACCATGGCCTCGGCCGCCGCAATGGTGACGATCATCTCGGTCCGAGAGATCATCGACGGCACTCCGCTCATTCAAGTGATCACGATCGCCGCCACCATTCTGGCCGTGATCAGCACGGTACCGATCATGACTCTGATGTTGATGGGCATTCTGACCCTCGACGCCGAGGCCTCCGAATTCGATTCGTTGACCGGCACTCTCAACCGACGCGGCCTTCATCGCGAGATCCGACGGCCGGGATCGGAGGACGGCACGATCTTCGTCGTCTACCTTCTCGACCTCGACGGATTCAAGTCGGTCAACGACGCCCACGGCCACCAAGCCGGTGATGCCGTACTGGTGGCCGTGTCGAAGGCATTGGGCGAGGCTGTTCCCGACGCCGCGCTCGCCCGCGTGGGCGGCGAGGAGTTCGTGTTGATGGAACGTCGAGTCGCGGGCGAATCGGTGAACTTGTCCCACCGGGCCGAACTCCTTCGAACGGTCGTGCGGACCAGCTCGCAACCAGCGGTCACCGCGAGCGTCGGGATATCACTGTCGGCGCCGGTGCCGGGCACGCTCGCAGCCGACCCGACACTGTTGTTGAATCGGCTCATTGCCAGTGCTGACGAGGCGATGTACACAGCTAAGAATGCGGGAGGCGACCGAACCCACGTAGGCGATGTCGTCGACGTCACAGACCTCGGCGAACGATTCTCATAG
- a CDS encoding response regulator transcription factor, with the protein MPESATVLVVDDDDDVLSSLQRGLQLSGFTVITAADGAAALTVVASRSPDVVVLDINMPILDGASVVKALRAMGNDVPICVLSARASVDDRISGLESGADDYLTKPFVLAELVARINAMLRRRASAPPPAPTSTSEISIGELSVDLPGYRAHSGGRELDLTKREFELLAILARNKGVVLTRERLLELVWGYDFVADTNVVDVFVGYLRRKLEVGGAPRVLHTVRGVGFVLRVPS; encoded by the coding sequence GTGCCCGAATCTGCGACAGTGCTAGTAGTCGACGACGACGACGACGTCCTGTCCTCGCTCCAACGAGGACTTCAGCTCTCCGGATTCACGGTGATCACCGCCGCCGACGGCGCGGCCGCCCTGACCGTGGTCGCGAGTCGATCGCCGGACGTCGTCGTCCTGGATATCAACATGCCGATTCTCGACGGCGCGAGTGTCGTGAAGGCCTTGCGTGCAATGGGCAACGACGTGCCGATCTGCGTACTGAGTGCGCGCGCGTCGGTCGACGATCGAATCTCCGGTCTCGAATCCGGCGCCGATGACTATCTGACCAAACCTTTCGTCCTTGCCGAACTCGTCGCCCGGATCAACGCCATGTTGCGAAGACGAGCCAGTGCACCCCCGCCCGCCCCGACATCGACGTCGGAGATCTCGATCGGTGAACTGTCCGTCGATCTGCCCGGCTACCGCGCGCACAGTGGCGGCCGCGAACTCGACCTCACCAAAAGGGAATTCGAATTGCTGGCCATCCTTGCCCGCAACAAGGGCGTCGTGCTCACGCGCGAGCGGTTGCTCGAACTCGTGTGGGGCTACGACTTCGTAGCCGACACCAATGTGGTCGACGTCTTCGTCGGATACCTGCGTCGCAAGCTGGAAGTCGGGGGCGCGCCGCGGGTGTTGCACACGGTCCGAGGGGTCGGATTCGTTCTCCGGGTCCCCTCATGA
- a CDS encoding HAMP domain-containing sensor histidine kinase: MRFSLRARVAAATALGATLVVAALAVVTSVAISRNNVNQLDERLTTASQALVPNAAVLETFLDQLSAAFAVTIRTGDTVRASTPIQLPDLGEGSATVDVNGQRFRVYTTKTVSLADISIAIGVPAIEAQQVTDEQQKQVIFVGLGAIAVSTGLGWLFGGRAVRPLVELTRQVSARPPMPPDTKTGVREADELAVAIGGMLQRVNDAQDRTNAALSTARDFAAVSAHELRTPLTAMRTDIEVLSTLDLGPAQQQEILNDLERTQGRVETTLTALERLASGELSSDSDRVQSDVVEICDIAAQDAMRQYPGLGVHIESEPSVSMRALPTGLRLALGNALTNAVRHGGADAVTITIERDGTRVTVIVDDNGTGLPEEERSSVFERFYRGASAAKGGSGLGLALVEQQAELHGGRAYFTDSPPGGARLVLELEDQTLA, from the coding sequence ATGAGGTTCTCGTTGCGAGCGCGCGTCGCCGCAGCAACGGCACTGGGCGCCACCCTCGTCGTTGCAGCTCTCGCAGTGGTGACCTCGGTTGCCATCTCACGCAACAACGTCAATCAGCTCGACGAGCGGTTGACGACGGCGTCTCAGGCGCTCGTTCCCAATGCTGCGGTGCTCGAGACATTCCTCGATCAACTGTCCGCGGCGTTCGCCGTGACGATCCGTACCGGCGACACCGTCCGCGCCTCGACACCGATACAACTTCCCGATCTAGGCGAAGGCTCGGCCACCGTCGATGTGAACGGTCAGCGATTTCGGGTCTACACGACCAAAACTGTGTCCCTGGCGGATATCTCGATCGCTATCGGGGTCCCGGCCATCGAAGCACAGCAGGTCACCGACGAGCAGCAGAAGCAGGTCATCTTCGTCGGCCTCGGCGCGATTGCCGTTTCGACCGGACTCGGATGGCTGTTCGGCGGACGCGCGGTCCGACCGCTGGTCGAACTGACCCGCCAGGTGAGCGCCCGGCCGCCGATGCCACCCGACACGAAGACCGGGGTACGCGAAGCCGACGAACTCGCCGTTGCCATCGGCGGAATGCTCCAACGCGTCAACGACGCTCAGGACCGCACCAACGCCGCACTGTCCACTGCCCGCGACTTCGCCGCAGTATCCGCGCACGAGCTACGCACTCCGCTGACAGCAATGCGCACCGACATCGAGGTCCTCAGCACACTCGATCTCGGACCTGCTCAGCAACAGGAGATTCTGAACGACCTCGAGCGCACCCAGGGGCGAGTGGAAACTACACTCACTGCACTCGAAAGACTGGCCTCTGGCGAGTTGTCCAGCGACAGCGACCGCGTCCAGAGCGATGTGGTGGAGATCTGCGACATCGCCGCGCAAGACGCCATGCGGCAGTATCCGGGATTGGGGGTGCACATCGAGTCCGAACCGTCGGTGTCGATGCGCGCTCTCCCCACCGGACTTCGGCTGGCACTCGGCAACGCACTGACCAACGCAGTTCGCCACGGTGGAGCCGACGCGGTGACCATCACGATCGAACGGGACGGCACCCGCGTGACCGTCATCGTCGACGACAACGGAACGGGCCTGCCGGAAGAGGAGCGGAGTTCGGTCTTCGAACGCTTCTACCGCGGCGCCTCCGCAGCCAAGGGTGGTTCCGGACTCGGCCTGGCGCTCGTCGAGCAGCAGGCCGAGCTGCACGGTGGCCGCGCTTACTTCACCGACAGCCCGCCGGGAGGCGCCAGGTTGGTTCTCGAACTCGAAGACCAGACCCTGGCGTGA
- a CDS encoding FKBP-type peptidyl-prolyl cis-trans isomerase, translating to MTKPVIEFQAGPPPTDLVVVDLVEGDGAEAVAGGDVEVHYIGVEFDSGEEFDSSWSRGESIQFPLRGLIQGWQDGIPGMKIGGRRQLTIPPELAYGPAGAGHRLSGKTLVFVIDLLDVK from the coding sequence ATGACGAAACCAGTGATCGAGTTTCAGGCTGGACCTCCCCCCACCGATCTGGTCGTGGTGGACCTGGTCGAGGGTGACGGTGCCGAGGCTGTCGCAGGCGGCGATGTGGAAGTCCACTACATCGGCGTCGAGTTCGACTCCGGTGAAGAGTTCGACTCCTCGTGGAGTCGTGGAGAGTCGATTCAGTTCCCGCTGCGCGGCCTGATCCAGGGCTGGCAGGACGGAATCCCCGGCATGAAGATCGGCGGCAGACGTCAGCTGACCATTCCACCCGAGCTCGCATACGGTCCCGCAGGCGCAGGCCACCGACTCTCCGGCAAGACCCTCGTGTTCGTGATCGACCTGCTCGACGTCAAATAG
- a CDS encoding carbon-nitrogen hydrolase family protein — protein sequence MRISLAQVTSGTEPADNLKIIESYTRAAYAAGSSLVVFPEAMMRSFSGPIRGIAEPLDGPWADAVREIAQRIGITVVAGMFTPADSGRVGNTLLITGPTTEAHYDKIHLFDAFGFAESDTVAPGSDPLVLTIDDVTVGFATCYDLRFPALFQRLGDLGAELIVVPASWGSGPGKVEQWSLLARARALDSTAFVAACDQAEPDNTGGTAPLGVGHSVVSSPTGEILGELDATPGLLTVDIDAALVAPIRAKLPVLANRRQF from the coding sequence ATCCGGATCAGCCTCGCGCAAGTCACCAGCGGTACCGAACCGGCCGACAATCTGAAGATCATCGAGTCATACACCCGTGCCGCTTACGCAGCCGGATCATCACTCGTCGTGTTCCCCGAGGCGATGATGCGATCCTTCTCGGGTCCGATTCGAGGCATCGCCGAACCCCTGGACGGCCCGTGGGCCGACGCGGTCCGCGAGATCGCGCAGCGGATCGGTATCACCGTCGTGGCAGGCATGTTCACCCCGGCCGACAGCGGCAGAGTTGGCAACACCTTGCTGATCACCGGCCCCACCACCGAAGCACACTACGACAAGATCCACCTGTTCGACGCCTTCGGCTTCGCCGAATCCGACACCGTCGCACCTGGGTCCGATCCACTGGTTCTCACGATCGACGACGTCACCGTCGGGTTCGCCACTTGCTACGACCTGCGGTTCCCGGCGCTGTTCCAGCGGCTCGGAGATCTGGGTGCGGAACTTATCGTCGTTCCTGCATCCTGGGGCTCCGGTCCCGGCAAGGTCGAACAGTGGTCACTGCTGGCACGAGCACGTGCGCTCGACTCCACGGCCTTCGTCGCCGCCTGTGATCAGGCCGAACCCGACAACACCGGGGGCACGGCCCCACTGGGCGTCGGCCACAGCGTCGTCAGCTCCCCGACCGGGGAAATTCTCGGTGAACTCGACGCCACACCTGGGCTACTCACCGTAGATATCGATGCCGCACTCGTAGCACCGATCCGCGCGAAACTACCGGTGCTGGCAAACCGTCGGCAGTTCTAG
- a CDS encoding citrate synthase, which translates to MPAENEAKATLTYPGGEHVMSIAKASEGNDGIELGKLLASTGYTTLDGGFVNTASTKSAITYIDGDKGILRYRGYPIEQLAGKSSFIEVSYLLIYGELPTDDQLETFTDKIRRHTLLHEDLKRFFDGFPRNAHPMPVLSSAVNALSAYYQDSLDPDDPEQVELSTIRLLAKLPTIAAYAYKKSVGQPFLYPDNSKSLVENFLRMTFGFPAEPYEVDPEIVKALDMLLILHADHEQNCSTSTVRLVGSSDANLFTSISGGINALWGPLHGGANQAVLEMLDKIKAEGGDATDFVNRVKNKEDGVKLMGFGHRVYKSFDPRATLVKETAHTILSKLGNGDELLDIALKLEETALTDDYFVERKLYPNVDFYTGLIYRAMGFPPRMFTVLFAMGRLPGWIAHWREMHEDPTTKIGRPRQIYTGYTERDYKDLGSR; encoded by the coding sequence GTGCCCGCTGAGAATGAAGCAAAAGCCACCCTCACCTATCCCGGTGGCGAACACGTCATGTCCATTGCCAAGGCAAGTGAAGGCAATGACGGTATCGAACTGGGAAAGCTGCTGGCTAGCACCGGCTACACGACGCTCGACGGTGGTTTCGTCAACACTGCGTCGACGAAGTCGGCCATCACCTACATCGATGGTGACAAGGGAATCCTGCGTTATCGCGGGTACCCGATCGAACAGCTTGCCGGTAAGTCTTCGTTCATCGAGGTCAGCTACCTGCTGATCTACGGCGAGCTGCCCACGGATGATCAGCTCGAGACCTTCACCGACAAGATCCGTCGACACACGCTGCTGCACGAGGACCTCAAGCGGTTCTTCGACGGTTTCCCGCGCAACGCGCACCCGATGCCGGTGTTGTCGAGTGCCGTCAACGCACTGTCGGCGTACTACCAGGATTCGCTGGACCCGGACGACCCCGAGCAGGTGGAGTTGTCGACCATCCGCTTGCTGGCCAAGCTGCCGACCATCGCCGCGTACGCCTACAAGAAGTCCGTCGGTCAGCCGTTCCTGTACCCGGACAACTCGAAGAGTCTCGTGGAGAACTTCCTGCGTATGACGTTCGGCTTCCCAGCCGAGCCGTACGAGGTCGATCCCGAAATCGTCAAGGCACTCGACATGCTTCTCATCCTGCATGCCGATCACGAGCAGAACTGTTCGACGTCGACGGTTCGTCTCGTCGGTTCCTCGGATGCAAACCTGTTCACGTCTATCTCCGGTGGCATCAACGCACTGTGGGGTCCGCTGCACGGCGGCGCCAACCAGGCAGTCCTCGAGATGCTCGACAAGATCAAGGCCGAGGGCGGCGACGCAACCGACTTCGTCAATCGTGTCAAGAACAAGGAAGACGGCGTGAAGCTCATGGGCTTCGGGCACCGCGTCTACAAGAGCTTCGATCCGCGCGCGACGCTGGTCAAGGAAACTGCACACACGATCCTCTCGAAGCTGGGCAACGGAGACGAACTCCTCGACATCGCACTCAAGTTGGAAGAGACCGCGTTGACCGACGACTACTTCGTCGAGCGCAAGCTCTACCCGAACGTGGACTTCTACACCGGACTGATCTACCGCGCGATGGGCTTCCCGCCGCGGATGTTCACGGTGTTGTTCGCCATGGGCCGGCTCCCCGGCTGGATTGCGCACTGGCGCGAAATGCACGAGGACCCGACCACCAAGATCGGGCGTCCGCGTCAGATCTACACCGGTTACACCGAGCGGGACTACAAGGATCTCGGTTCCCGCTAG
- a CDS encoding carbohydrate kinase — MTILVCGEALVDLVPVHEGPLLSPKLGGGPFNVAVTLGRLGSSVAFLSRVSTDPFGEQILNSLRDAGVDTSWVQRGAEPTTLAMTTLADDGSAQYSFYADGTADRLVSDPRQLPEDITALSFGTLSLLYEPGASVYAALLHRAHDAGKLTMLDPNIRPAAIDSPSGDITADGFRARFKTWLPAVDILKVSEDDSHWLGSGPEGTSVDDWLASGVTAVVMTRGGNGISVFTAKGEIGVPGVSVDVVDTIGAGDTVHGALLRFLEEENILTSGALSEMIKEEWERALRFAARAAAITVSRPGADPPWSSEAPRD, encoded by the coding sequence GTGACGATTCTTGTCTGCGGCGAAGCGCTCGTCGACCTCGTACCCGTGCACGAGGGCCCGTTGTTGTCGCCGAAGCTCGGCGGGGGACCGTTCAATGTCGCGGTAACTCTCGGTCGGCTCGGTTCCTCGGTCGCCTTTCTGTCACGGGTGTCGACGGATCCGTTCGGTGAGCAGATCCTCAACAGCCTGCGCGACGCCGGTGTCGACACTTCCTGGGTGCAGCGAGGGGCGGAACCGACGACGCTGGCGATGACGACGCTTGCCGACGACGGGAGCGCGCAGTACTCGTTCTATGCCGACGGCACGGCCGACCGTCTCGTATCCGATCCTCGCCAACTCCCCGAAGACATCACCGCGCTGTCTTTCGGCACATTGTCGCTGCTCTACGAACCGGGGGCTTCGGTGTACGCCGCGCTGCTCCATCGTGCCCACGACGCCGGGAAATTGACGATGCTCGACCCGAACATCAGGCCTGCGGCCATCGACAGTCCGAGCGGGGACATCACCGCCGACGGTTTCCGAGCGAGATTCAAGACCTGGCTGCCCGCCGTCGACATCTTGAAGGTCTCGGAAGACGATTCCCACTGGCTGGGATCAGGTCCGGAAGGTACTTCGGTCGACGATTGGCTCGCGAGCGGTGTCACTGCGGTGGTGATGACTCGCGGCGGAAACGGCATATCGGTGTTCACCGCGAAGGGCGAGATCGGCGTGCCCGGAGTCTCGGTGGATGTAGTCGACACCATCGGTGCAGGTGACACTGTTCACGGCGCTTTACTCCGCTTTTTGGAAGAGGAGAATATTCTCACATCTGGAGCATTGAGCGAGATGATCAAGGAAGAGTGGGAGCGAGCACTGAGATTTGCCGCACGGGCCGCAGCCATCACGGTTTCGCGTCCGGGGGCAGACCCTCCGTGGTCGTCCGAGGCGCCGAGAGACTAG